Below is a genomic region from Hylemonella gracilis.
GTCGTCTTTGCTCAGTCCCGTCTTTTTACCAATCAAGGTGTGCGCTGCGAGACAGTAGTCGCATTCGGCAGCCTGACTCACGACAAGCTTCACAACTTCGCCTTCCTTGGCGCCGAGGGTGCCTTTTTTCAGTGCCCCGTCAATGTTGAGGAGCGTTTCCAAAGCGACCGGGCTGTTGCTGCCGATATTGACATAAGCATTGGGAACGACACCGACAGCGGCCTTGATCCCTGCGTACAGCTGCGCGGCATGCCCGGTGGACTCGACGATAGCTTGGTTGAACAAGCGGCTCATGATGATTCCTTTGAAAGTAAGAGGGTGAGAAGCCGGCGGCCTTGAGGACCGCCGATATAGCGGTTGAAGTGATTGAGAAATGCTTACTCTGCGGACTTTTCGATCGCCGACACCAGACCGGGCACATCGGTCAGGAACGGGGTATGCCCGGTGTTCAGCGTGAACTGGAGGCGGACCGGCGTGGCTTCCACCATCTTCTGCTGCAGATAGGGGCTGACCACCTGGTCCTGCGCGGTATGGATGTAGGCCTTGTCCACCTTGCCAAAGCGTGCGGCAGTCACCTTGACCGGCGTGACGATCGGCACCAGCGGCTCATCGATGATCAGATCGGGCAGGACCTTGCGCAGACCTTCCGGCGCACCGTTGGCGAACAGGTCGGCGCGCGCGGCGTAGTTGACCGAGATCATGCCCTTGGCTTCATCGATATGAAGCGCCGGGCCGGCCTTGCTGTCACGATCCTGCTTGGCCAGGGACAGCATCGATTCGCCGTTCTGGGGCAGGAACGCAGCGAGATAGACAGCGGTTTTGATCTTCTCCGGCGCGGCTTCCGCCACATTGGTCACCGCGATGCCACCGAAGCTGTGGCCCACCAGCACCACCGGCTTCGACTCGCCGCTGATCGCTTTGAGCACCACGTCGCGATACACGTCATTGCTGACCAGGTTGGGGGCCATGGGTGCGCTGGGGCGACCCGGCAGGTTGACGTTGATGACGCGGTAGCCATCCGCTTGCAACTTGGCGCTGACGCGGTCCCAGACATGGGAATCCTCGAATGCGCCGTGCACAAGCGTAATCGCCGGCTTTTCTGCAGCCATTGCAGTTCCACCGAGCAAGGCGGCGGAAGCCAACATCAGAACGTTCAATGCTTTCATGACATACTCCTAAAAGAGGGTTAAAAAGATCGGAAGCACGGAACGAAGAATAGGACGCATGAGCATGATCAACCATCCCAAAGACACCGAAGTTCATGATCGATCGTCCGGCAATCAGTCTGACTATGGGATGGCCGCGACACGTGCCGACGTGCTCTCACAGGTCCTGACGTTGATACGACTGCGTGGAGAGCTCGTGTACTCGGCGCAATTGCGCGCACCCTGGGGCATTTCGTTTCCCAAAGGGCCGGCGCATTTCTATTTCGTTCAAGCAGGCACGATGTGGGTCAGGACGCCAGGGGCCCAACCGATAGCCGTCAAGCAGGGCGACATGCTCTTGCTCCCACACGGCACAGGCCATCTGATTTGCGACGATCCAGGTTCGTCATGGGCTGACATCGACAATCTCGTATCGAGCCATTTCGACCGCGACAAATCCGTGCTTGATTACGGTGGTGAGGGCGAAGCGGCCAAGCTTGTCGGTGGCCTGTTTCATTTCGAAGGGGGCTCGCTTGCGGCGCTCATGACGGCGTTGCCCTTGACCGTGCATATCCCAAGCGAGGGAGCAAAAACACCCGACTGGCTGCACGCACTGACGCACTTCCTGGTCAAGGAGTCATTGGAGGTCGAACCGGGATCTTCACTGATGATTTCGCGTTTGATCGACTTGCTGGTGATCCGCACCCTGCGCACGTGGGCGGCCAATCAGGAAAACCCCAGCAGTTGGGTCGGCGCATTGGGAGACGAGCGCATCGGTAGAGCATTGAATGCCATCCATGCCGCACCCTACGAATCTTGGACCGTGGAAGGACTGGCCAGTCTTGCGGCCATGTCGCGTTCAATTTTTGCGGAGCGCTTCTTGAGCAAGGTCGGCGAACCGCCTTTGCAATATGTCAAGCGTTTGAAACTGACGCTGGCCGCCGACATGCTGGCTGGCGGCATGCGCGTTACGCAAGCAGCAGCACATGTCGGCTACGCATCCGATGCGGCTTTCAGCCGCGCCTTCAAATCCCAGTTTGGGTATGCGCCTAGCGAAGTGGCTCAGCACCGTGTAACTTGATCCAGCCAGCTGCAGAGGTCTTGGACATCAACCGGCTTGAGTTCACTGACACTTGAGCAACTGAGAACTGCCTGTCTCTCAACGGGATTCCCCGAACGTCCCCCGGTTCAGCAGCACCGGATTCCCTTGTCTGGGCACCGGTATTCTCGGTATTGAGGCTCGCTCTTCTTGGCGCTGAGCGATCGCTATATGACCGCAATCAGACGTCTGAGGTTCCGAAGTGACAGCCCGCAATCGCCGCCAAGTCACTGCTCGGCCTTACTCCCCAACTGTCGGCGAAAGCTCAACCGCTGACCGCAGCTACCATTCGTCCATGACCCAAGACACCCAAGACCCGATACACGAAAGCCGCGTGTGGAGTGATGCGCAGTGGACCGCGCGCGTCATCAAGAACGATGATGACGATGGCTGGGCAGTGGCCATGTACCTGAATGGCGAAGCCGAGCCGGCCTTGGTCGGCCCCTGGACCATGGGACGCGACAAGAAGAACCCCAAGCCCTTGGACACCGCCGCTTTCAATACCTTGGTGAAAACCGCCAAGGAGGTGGTCCGCCGTTCCGAGCAGCAACGCCATGCCGAGCTCAACAAGAACATCACCGTGGCGGTTGAAGGGCGGCGCGTGCGGGTAGAACTGGCTATCGTGCCGGACGACGAGGGCGCCACCGCGACCCTGCGCGCCATGGACGAATTCGGCGAGGAGTCGGCCCGTGTTTCGGTCCCGCCCAGCTTCAAGCTGAACGTAGACAGCGCT
It encodes:
- a CDS encoding alpha/beta fold hydrolase: MKALNVLMLASAALLGGTAMAAEKPAITLVHGAFEDSHVWDRVSAKLQADGYRVINVNLPGRPSAPMAPNLVSNDVYRDVVLKAISGESKPVVLVGHSFGGIAVTNVAEAAPEKIKTAVYLAAFLPQNGESMLSLAKQDRDSKAGPALHIDEAKGMISVNYAARADLFANGAPEGLRKVLPDLIIDEPLVPIVTPVKVTAARFGKVDKAYIHTAQDQVVSPYLQQKMVEATPVRLQFTLNTGHTPFLTDVPGLVSAIEKSAE
- a CDS encoding carboxymuconolactone decarboxylase family protein encodes the protein MSRLFNQAIVESTGHAAQLYAGIKAAVGVVPNAYVNIGSNSPVALETLLNIDGALKKGTLGAKEGEVVKLVVSQAAECDYCLAAHTLIGKKTGLSKDDILAIRRGTPSSDKRMDALASFTRELISTTGTASATAVEKIKSAGFTDTQIVEIVLAITSITFTNLFNRINDTVLDFPPADK
- a CDS encoding AraC family transcriptional regulator — its product is MSMINHPKDTEVHDRSSGNQSDYGMAATRADVLSQVLTLIRLRGELVYSAQLRAPWGISFPKGPAHFYFVQAGTMWVRTPGAQPIAVKQGDMLLLPHGTGHLICDDPGSSWADIDNLVSSHFDRDKSVLDYGGEGEAAKLVGGLFHFEGGSLAALMTALPLTVHIPSEGAKTPDWLHALTHFLVKESLEVEPGSSLMISRLIDLLVIRTLRTWAANQENPSSWVGALGDERIGRALNAIHAAPYESWTVEGLASLAAMSRSIFAERFLSKVGEPPLQYVKRLKLTLAADMLAGGMRVTQAAAHVGYASDAAFSRAFKSQFGYAPSEVAQHRVT